In Thermococcus thioreducens, a genomic segment contains:
- a CDS encoding Gfo/Idh/MocA family protein, which yields MRKLNFGVISYAHPHALRFASVIAGGKRTKLVAISGDGSNSDVAKTEARKYGAKFYRDYEALLGDKNVEAVYIAIETYRHKEVAVRAAEEGKHILLEKPIALNLRDADEVIKAAKKAGVKLMLPFNPRFTDPLRKAKEMIDAGEIGALEYIQTISENVKPPIFLQGLDMSWFLDAKKSGGGGFMDTAPHGVDSLLWLTGDVPRKVYADIGSKIYGFPVDDIGTAVLEFRKGVLAVLTAGWGNPKGYSYGIEIKYYLVGREGFLDVRTAYPDFTVYQDRAEKIYWDRPDVRGIVNSFTEAVLKGREIPITGEDAKKNLAIILAAYESSRTGRTVKLRL from the coding sequence ATGAGGAAGCTCAACTTCGGAGTAATCAGCTACGCCCATCCGCATGCCCTTCGTTTTGCCTCGGTAATTGCGGGGGGCAAGAGGACAAAGCTCGTTGCTATATCCGGGGACGGCTCGAACTCCGACGTGGCCAAGACCGAGGCGAGGAAGTACGGGGCGAAGTTCTATAGGGACTACGAGGCCCTCCTGGGGGACAAAAACGTGGAGGCCGTTTACATTGCCATAGAAACATATAGACACAAGGAAGTAGCCGTCAGGGCCGCGGAGGAGGGCAAGCACATACTCCTTGAGAAGCCCATCGCCCTGAACCTCAGGGACGCTGATGAGGTGATAAAGGCCGCTAAAAAGGCAGGGGTTAAGCTCATGCTGCCCTTCAACCCGCGCTTTACGGATCCTCTGAGAAAAGCCAAGGAGATGATAGACGCCGGCGAGATAGGTGCTCTGGAGTACATACAAACGATTTCTGAAAACGTCAAGCCGCCCATATTCCTTCAGGGACTCGATATGAGCTGGTTTCTGGATGCCAAAAAGTCCGGCGGCGGGGGGTTCATGGACACCGCACCCCACGGCGTTGACTCCCTCCTCTGGCTCACCGGCGATGTGCCCAGGAAGGTCTACGCCGACATAGGGAGCAAGATATACGGTTTTCCGGTGGATGACATAGGGACGGCCGTCCTTGAGTTCAGGAAAGGCGTCCTGGCGGTTCTTACCGCGGGCTGGGGCAACCCCAAGGGCTACTCCTACGGTATTGAGATAAAGTACTACCTCGTTGGCAGGGAGGGCTTCCTCGACGTCAGAACCGCCTACCCGGACTTCACGGTGTATCAGGACAGGGCAGAAAAGATATACTGGGACAGGCCGGACGTTAGGGGGATAGTGAACTCCTTCACCGAGGCCGTGCTCAAGGGCCGGGAGATCCCCATAACTGGAGAGGACGCCAAGAAGAACCTCGCCATAATCCTGGCGGCGTACGAATCCTCCAGGACGGGGAGGACAGTGAAGCTCAGGCTTTAA
- a CDS encoding ABC transporter substrate-binding protein — MKRLFGLLLAGIVVFAVVASGCISPGGETKVTVTFLSTQLNPPEERAFVQEELLKGFTDETGIDVNFVPIAYTDLITRLEGEQQTGKVTIDVIGDLHGGLDYMAAKGWLEDLGGMPKLEGRTFINTLEKYSYIRGQKVYVPWMSATYVMVVNKDAFKYLPEGLTEEDVMKGTEKWTYDALLQWAKNLKEATGQPQLGFPAGPKGLWHRFLHGYIYPSYTGYQAKKFNSPEAVEMWNYMKGLWPYVHPSSTVWDAMADPLLKGEVMIAWDHTARIKNAIETKPDQFVVVPVPRGPKGRGFIVVIAGLAIPKNAPNKEEAWKLIDYLTRPETQVKVLEKVGFFPTVEEASGKLPEGPLKILAEGVQAQASTEDALIAIIPNLGEKGGQFTSLYREAFERIVLKNEDPQAVLNELGPQMEQIFQEVGIPMP; from the coding sequence ATGAAGAGGTTGTTTGGACTTTTGTTGGCCGGTATTGTGGTTTTTGCAGTGGTGGCCAGCGGCTGTATCTCTCCCGGAGGGGAGACCAAGGTAACAGTGACGTTTCTATCGACCCAGCTGAACCCGCCCGAAGAGAGGGCCTTCGTTCAGGAGGAACTTTTGAAGGGCTTCACTGACGAGACGGGAATTGACGTAAACTTCGTCCCCATAGCATATACAGACCTGATTACAAGGCTGGAAGGCGAGCAGCAGACCGGAAAGGTTACCATAGACGTTATAGGCGACCTCCACGGCGGTCTTGATTACATGGCCGCCAAAGGATGGCTTGAAGATTTGGGAGGAATGCCAAAACTTGAGGGAAGGACGTTCATCAACACACTTGAGAAGTACTCCTACATCCGTGGTCAGAAGGTCTACGTTCCATGGATGAGCGCTACCTATGTGATGGTCGTCAACAAGGATGCCTTCAAGTACCTCCCGGAGGGTCTCACAGAAGAGGACGTTATGAAGGGCACGGAGAAGTGGACTTACGATGCCCTTCTCCAGTGGGCCAAGAACCTGAAAGAGGCAACAGGACAGCCGCAGCTTGGCTTCCCTGCAGGACCAAAGGGCCTGTGGCACAGGTTCCTCCATGGATACATCTACCCAAGCTACACGGGTTACCAGGCCAAGAAGTTCAACAGTCCCGAGGCAGTTGAGATGTGGAACTACATGAAGGGGCTCTGGCCCTACGTTCACCCCTCGAGCACCGTCTGGGACGCAATGGCAGACCCGCTCCTCAAGGGGGAGGTTATGATAGCCTGGGATCACACAGCGAGGATTAAGAACGCCATAGAGACCAAGCCCGACCAGTTCGTCGTCGTCCCGGTTCCAAGGGGACCCAAGGGAAGGGGCTTCATTGTTGTCATCGCTGGCCTTGCCATACCTAAGAACGCCCCCAACAAGGAGGAGGCCTGGAAGCTGATAGACTACCTCACCAGGCCGGAGACTCAGGTTAAGGTTCTGGAGAAGGTCGGGTTCTTCCCGACGGTCGAGGAAGCAAGCGGAAAGCTACCTGAAGGACCGCTCAAGATACTTGCTGAGGGTGTTCAGGCGCAGGCAAGCACGGAAGATGCCCTAATAGCCATAATTCCAAACCTTGGCGAGAAAGGAGGACAGTTCACAAGCCTCTACAGGGAAGCCTTTGAGAGGATTGTCCTTAAGAATGAGGATCCACAGGCGGTTCTCAACGAGCTTGGGCCGCAAATGGAGCAGATATTCCAGGAGGTAGGCATTCCAATGCCGTGA
- a CDS encoding glycosyltransferase, protein MRVVVGIPSYNNEETISFVVKQAAKGLKRYFGGGIVVNADGGSSDGTRDAVLGTDVPDGVEVHSFVYRWPIPGKGSAMKELMEFALGRDADAIVFVDSDLRSITPEWIYRFARPIEEGYDFVAPLYIRHKWDGTITNNIAYPMTASLYGKNVRQPIGGDFGVSRKLMEAYLEDEEVWKTHVARFGVDIFLTTTAIARGFKITQTALGMKIHDPKDPAASLGPMFNQVVGTLFMLMKKYEDIWKHVRTIEPVPVFGELEKGEPEPVKVTLELLEIRAKELFAQHEPVLRRALSEETLKGVVSALKTFEFDDRLWSHVLYDGAVAYRNGILTEAEPLVPLYFAKTADFVKRTMDMSTLEAEKLIEERAKVFLEEKDYLLERW, encoded by the coding sequence ATGAGGGTTGTCGTTGGGATTCCCAGTTACAACAATGAAGAAACGATTTCCTTTGTCGTTAAACAGGCTGCAAAAGGGCTGAAAAGATATTTCGGAGGCGGAATAGTCGTCAACGCCGACGGGGGGAGCAGCGACGGGACGAGGGACGCAGTGCTGGGGACAGATGTCCCAGACGGTGTCGAGGTTCACAGCTTCGTTTACAGATGGCCCATCCCGGGAAAGGGCAGTGCCATGAAGGAGCTCATGGAGTTCGCCCTCGGGAGAGACGCCGATGCCATAGTCTTCGTCGACAGTGATTTAAGGAGCATAACCCCCGAGTGGATATACCGCTTTGCCAGGCCCATCGAGGAAGGCTACGACTTCGTGGCGCCGCTCTACATAAGGCACAAATGGGACGGAACCATAACCAACAACATAGCCTACCCGATGACGGCCTCGCTCTACGGGAAGAACGTCAGGCAGCCGATAGGAGGAGACTTCGGAGTAAGCAGGAAGCTCATGGAGGCCTACCTCGAAGACGAGGAGGTCTGGAAGACACACGTGGCGCGCTTCGGCGTGGATATTTTCCTGACGACGACTGCCATAGCTAGGGGCTTCAAAATCACTCAGACTGCCCTGGGAATGAAGATACACGACCCCAAGGATCCGGCAGCTTCCCTCGGCCCCATGTTTAACCAGGTCGTCGGGACGCTGTTCATGCTGATGAAGAAATACGAGGACATCTGGAAGCACGTGAGAACGATAGAGCCCGTCCCGGTATTCGGGGAGCTCGAGAAGGGCGAACCTGAGCCCGTAAAGGTGACCCTGGAGCTCCTGGAGATAAGGGCGAAGGAGCTATTCGCCCAGCACGAACCTGTGCTGAGGAGGGCGCTTAGTGAAGAGACGCTCAAGGGGGTGGTGAGTGCACTCAAGACCTTCGAGTTCGACGACAGGCTCTGGAGCCACGTCCTCTACGACGGAGCCGTGGCGTACAGGAACGGAATTCTAACCGAGGCGGAACCCCTTGTGCCGCTCTACTTCGCGAAGACGGCGGACTTCGTCAAAAGAACGATGGACATGAGCACCCTTGAGGCTGAAAAACTGATAGAGGAGAGGGCTAAGGTATTCCTTGAGGAGAAAGACTACCTCTTGGAGCGGTGGTAG
- a CDS encoding carbohydrate ABC transporter permease — translation MERRDFLPYLLLLPAILYLLGFIGYPLIQAFYLAFTKDGALSLETFRRAISDYYFWDALKNTLLFGAVIVPIQLALAVLLALFMNRTFKGRDLGIYALIIPLTISDVAAGLIWFSMLSPYGFVNKILINLGITDAPIYFFGYQFRAREFFVIVLAEIWRATSIVFVIILAGLQMISKEYIEAAEVFGAGYWTRLRHIVLPMLKPSIQSALIIRTLFAMQIFGIVLILAGRDIPVLAAEGFRQMVDLKDPGVASIYALIIAAISLVLAGLYVKFLKAEYLEVGER, via the coding sequence ATGGAGAGAAGAGACTTTCTCCCTTATCTTTTACTTTTGCCTGCAATCCTGTATCTGCTGGGTTTTATTGGCTACCCTCTAATCCAGGCGTTTTATCTGGCCTTCACGAAGGATGGTGCCCTCTCTCTTGAGACATTTAGACGGGCCATTAGCGATTACTACTTTTGGGATGCCCTTAAAAATACGCTCCTCTTTGGGGCGGTTATAGTCCCAATCCAGCTGGCGCTGGCCGTTTTGCTGGCGCTGTTTATGAACAGGACGTTTAAAGGGCGTGACCTGGGTATCTACGCCCTTATAATACCTCTCACTATTAGCGATGTCGCCGCAGGTTTGATATGGTTTTCCATGCTCTCGCCCTACGGGTTTGTTAATAAGATCCTGATAAACCTCGGCATAACTGATGCCCCGATATATTTCTTTGGGTACCAGTTCAGAGCCAGGGAGTTCTTTGTGATAGTACTTGCTGAGATCTGGAGGGCGACCTCTATAGTCTTCGTCATAATTCTGGCGGGCCTCCAGATGATAAGCAAGGAGTACATCGAGGCGGCGGAGGTGTTTGGGGCGGGCTACTGGACAAGGCTCAGGCATATCGTCCTCCCAATGCTGAAACCGAGCATACAGAGCGCCCTCATAATAAGAACCCTCTTCGCGATGCAGATCTTCGGTATAGTCCTAATCCTGGCCGGAAGGGACATACCTGTTTTGGCAGCCGAAGGATTCCGGCAGATGGTTGATCTGAAAGATCCAGGCGTGGCCTCCATATACGCCCTGATAATCGCCGCAATCTCCCTTGTACTGGCTGGTCTCTACGTAAAGTTCCTTAAGGCTGAGTATCTGGAGGTGGGAGAGCGATGA
- a CDS encoding fucose isomerase: protein MIAIITFTDPRPTALSIERERALMEKHSALIEELRKAGFEVLDVNERLGKYEALKAGKNFGIDSMDESFRAGEIIAGSSASGIIAGLWHWTESNLVTAMVREAKKPLLLYADDDPAWAGTTCITSVGASLWESRVNEYALNHVRLKGDVEKVKAWARAVEAVSKLSKKSLLLWGAPYTLGMEHLMDDLPGLKRIIGDFIMLDQYILVRKAEKMLSDEMLRVRVEEFYDWLTEEMEVKFDDLMLTPEALRRQIAIYLAAKESWKEQKGVSAVSVKCQPELSEVYGVTACLIPALFPFSLDAEGEKEVVPATCEGDVKGTISSALLFYLSGKPPLFGDIKYVDDEVVMIANCGAASLYYARLSENPEENLKATTVQGQCQGASGGALTYRTPPATFTVARLIRRGGEYYLLYFLAEGIDITEEMESKLRWGRQWPHTAIRNPLDKEGFISVMGANHLSLVPGDYTEELRFTARIWEVKAIDLGDAGEVKSFLEG from the coding sequence ATGATAGCCATAATCACCTTCACCGACCCCCGGCCAACTGCCCTCTCGATTGAGCGCGAGAGGGCTTTGATGGAGAAGCACTCCGCCCTCATCGAGGAGCTGAGAAAGGCCGGCTTTGAAGTCCTCGACGTGAACGAGAGGCTTGGAAAATACGAGGCTTTAAAAGCCGGTAAGAACTTCGGGATAGATTCGATGGATGAGAGCTTCAGGGCCGGGGAGATTATAGCAGGAAGCTCCGCCTCAGGAATAATAGCCGGCCTCTGGCACTGGACGGAGAGCAACCTCGTCACGGCGATGGTTAGGGAGGCGAAAAAGCCCCTCCTCCTCTACGCCGACGACGACCCGGCCTGGGCAGGGACGACTTGCATCACCTCGGTGGGTGCTTCCCTCTGGGAGAGTAGGGTGAATGAGTACGCGCTGAACCACGTCCGCCTCAAGGGAGACGTTGAAAAGGTAAAGGCCTGGGCAAGGGCCGTTGAAGCCGTCTCAAAGCTGTCTAAGAAGTCCCTCCTCCTCTGGGGAGCCCCGTACACCCTCGGAATGGAGCACCTCATGGACGACCTGCCAGGGCTTAAGAGAATCATCGGCGACTTCATAATGCTCGACCAGTACATCCTGGTGAGGAAAGCGGAGAAGATGCTCTCGGACGAGATGCTGAGGGTCCGGGTGGAGGAGTTCTACGACTGGCTGACCGAGGAGATGGAGGTGAAGTTCGACGACCTCATGCTGACACCGGAGGCTTTGAGGAGGCAGATAGCCATATATCTCGCCGCAAAGGAGAGCTGGAAAGAGCAGAAAGGCGTTTCGGCCGTCTCGGTAAAGTGTCAGCCGGAGCTGAGCGAGGTCTACGGCGTTACGGCCTGTCTGATTCCCGCACTCTTTCCGTTCAGCCTCGATGCAGAGGGCGAGAAGGAGGTAGTCCCGGCGACGTGCGAGGGCGACGTCAAGGGCACGATAAGCTCGGCGCTCCTCTTCTATCTGAGCGGAAAGCCCCCGCTCTTTGGAGATATAAAGTACGTGGACGACGAGGTCGTCATGATAGCCAACTGCGGCGCGGCTTCGCTCTACTACGCAAGGCTGAGCGAGAACCCAGAGGAGAACCTCAAAGCAACAACCGTCCAGGGACAGTGCCAGGGGGCGAGCGGCGGGGCGCTCACGTACAGGACTCCACCGGCTACCTTCACCGTGGCCAGGCTCATACGCCGCGGTGGAGAGTACTACCTGCTCTACTTCCTCGCGGAGGGGATTGATATAACAGAGGAAATGGAGTCAAAGCTCAGATGGGGCAGGCAGTGGCCGCATACGGCCATAAGGAACCCGCTCGACAAGGAGGGCTTTATCTCGGTCATGGGGGCCAACCACCTCTCGCTGGTCCCCGGCGACTACACCGAGGAGCTCCGCTTTACCGCGAGGATATGGGAGGTAAAGGCGATAGACCTTGGCGATGCAGGTGAGGTAAAGTCCTTCCTTGAGGGGTAG
- a CDS encoding TrmB family transcriptional regulator gives MEEKEIKSLLKELGLNEYEVRAYLTLIRNGPLTAGELATLSKVPQPRIYDVIRTLMAKGFVTTSQGRPKQVIPLSPDSVMDAIKRRYDEKIETLKAALEKLYTPRGEIGSVTVVKSRITLEEYIRRAIRNSRFHLSIAVPRELLDRLKDDLGVKRDSVRINLFVYGEGEVPPIATEIRMREVPDPIIIIQDRDMGIYLPYEALTAGSSLHGYGLVIHDNNLLFMLDRYFYHALWPTGRVVYREERALRLPREYIHIRELVSDLRRFSIQNAKVEVFGRFVRSGEPVHLVGRIVEFYEDEGKVISNITVETEDGERHVVGGWNASLEDIEAERIILFE, from the coding sequence ATGGAGGAGAAGGAGATAAAGTCCCTGCTCAAGGAGCTCGGCCTGAACGAGTACGAGGTTAGGGCGTACCTTACCCTCATCAGGAACGGCCCGTTGACCGCTGGAGAGCTCGCGACGCTCTCAAAGGTGCCCCAGCCCAGGATATACGACGTTATAAGAACCCTCATGGCCAAGGGCTTCGTGACGACGAGCCAGGGACGGCCGAAGCAGGTCATTCCCCTCAGCCCGGACAGCGTCATGGACGCCATAAAGAGGCGCTACGACGAAAAGATAGAGACCCTCAAGGCCGCCCTGGAGAAGCTCTACACTCCCCGGGGAGAGATCGGAAGCGTTACGGTCGTTAAGAGCAGAATAACCCTGGAGGAGTACATCAGGCGGGCGATACGGAACAGCCGGTTCCATCTCAGCATCGCGGTACCCAGGGAACTCCTCGACAGGCTTAAGGACGACCTCGGCGTGAAGAGAGACTCCGTCAGGATAAACCTCTTCGTCTACGGTGAGGGGGAAGTGCCTCCCATCGCTACAGAGATCCGCATGCGTGAAGTTCCAGACCCCATAATCATAATTCAGGACAGGGACATGGGCATATACCTGCCCTACGAGGCGTTAACTGCCGGCAGTTCCCTCCACGGCTACGGGCTGGTCATACACGACAACAACCTCCTATTCATGCTCGACCGCTACTTTTACCATGCCCTCTGGCCGACAGGGAGGGTCGTTTACAGGGAAGAGCGGGCGCTCCGGCTTCCGAGGGAGTACATACACATAAGGGAGCTTGTTTCGGATCTGCGGCGGTTCAGCATTCAGAACGCCAAGGTGGAGGTTTTCGGCCGCTTCGTCCGTTCGGGAGAGCCGGTTCATCTCGTGGGGAGGATTGTTGAGTTCTACGAGGACGAGGGCAAAGTTATCTCGAACATAACTGTGGAGACTGAAGACGGTGAGAGGCACGTGGTGGGCGGCTGGAACGCTTCCCTGGAGGACATAGAGGCCGAGAGGATAATACTCTTTGAGTAA
- a CDS encoding carbohydrate kinase family protein, with protein MIVSIGEVLIDFIALQEGKLKEVKSFEKHPGGAPANVAVGLSRLGVESALVSKVGDDPFGDFLIERLTDEGVKTFIPRDLERHTGVVFVQLIGARPEFILYDGVAYFNLKPEDVETALLERAEVVHFGSVLFAREPSRSTLFGILEELKGKVPLSYDVNIRLDLWRGREDEMLQDIERALKLADIVKLGDGELAYLRDNGISPEDFDFKLFAVTLGAEGSELRSGGAEVHVPAYSVEPVDTTGAGDAFMAALLAGLHYSNMVGQEAIDGEQLRKIGRFANLVAALSTTLRGAWSVPKMEEIVLMKEVRELYHRSKR; from the coding sequence ATGATTGTCTCGATCGGTGAGGTGCTCATAGACTTCATAGCCCTCCAGGAGGGGAAGCTTAAGGAGGTAAAGTCCTTCGAGAAGCACCCCGGCGGCGCTCCTGCGAACGTTGCCGTCGGCCTTTCCAGGCTCGGAGTTGAGAGCGCCCTGGTGAGCAAGGTCGGAGACGACCCTTTCGGGGACTTCCTGATCGAAAGGCTCACAGATGAAGGTGTTAAGACATTCATCCCGAGAGACCTTGAGAGGCACACCGGCGTCGTTTTCGTCCAGCTCATCGGTGCTAGGCCGGAGTTCATACTCTACGACGGCGTTGCCTACTTCAACCTGAAGCCTGAGGACGTGGAGACTGCCCTTCTTGAGAGGGCGGAAGTTGTCCACTTCGGGAGCGTTCTCTTCGCCAGGGAGCCTTCGCGTTCGACGCTCTTCGGGATTCTGGAGGAACTTAAGGGAAAGGTTCCGCTGAGCTACGACGTCAACATAAGGCTCGACCTCTGGCGCGGAAGGGAAGATGAGATGCTCCAAGATATTGAGAGGGCCCTGAAACTTGCCGATATAGTCAAGCTCGGTGATGGGGAGCTGGCGTACCTTAGAGACAACGGAATAAGCCCCGAAGACTTCGACTTCAAACTATTCGCGGTGACTCTGGGTGCAGAGGGAAGCGAGCTGAGGAGCGGAGGCGCTGAGGTTCATGTCCCTGCTTACAGTGTCGAACCGGTTGACACCACCGGGGCTGGAGATGCCTTTATGGCCGCCCTCCTTGCTGGCCTTCACTACTCGAACATGGTTGGGCAAGAAGCCATCGATGGGGAACAGCTCAGAAAAATCGGCCGCTTCGCAAACCTCGTAGCGGCCCTCTCGACGACCCTACGGGGGGCCTGGAGCGTTCCAAAAATGGAGGAAATAGTCCTGATGAAAGAGGTGAGGGAGCTCTACCACCGCTCCAAGAGGTAG
- a CDS encoding Gfo/Idh/MocA family protein, with product MSMELRVGVIGCGNIFNLAHKKALRGIEGIKVVACMDIDDARAEEGAKAFGAKAFTGLDEFLDLDLDVVEILTPTYTHAELALAALKAGKHVVVEKPIALTVEEGERMIRTAEKEGLHLFVGHVRRFDLRWIQMKEVIKKRNILPMHIRKAEVQNLPFPKDYWYWDENRSGGVAVDLGVHVTDFLRWFFESEPLRVYAVGKSIKEEARANETFDHFMMMIAFEGGKTGIAEVSWAYPYPSRYGVFYHHVDIIGKNGRIRYTPLDTPVVGVAKANFEMPRFSPLLSTFPDAFERELRHFFNCIRGREEPMVTAEDALIALKIAEKAKESARKGEVVEV from the coding sequence ATGTCCATGGAGCTGAGGGTGGGAGTGATAGGCTGTGGAAACATATTCAACCTCGCCCACAAAAAGGCGCTGAGGGGAATAGAGGGGATTAAGGTCGTTGCCTGCATGGACATAGACGATGCCAGAGCGGAGGAAGGTGCCAAAGCTTTTGGAGCGAAGGCGTTCACGGGCCTCGATGAGTTCCTTGACCTTGACCTCGACGTTGTGGAAATACTGACGCCGACTTATACCCATGCCGAGCTGGCCCTCGCGGCCCTTAAGGCTGGAAAGCACGTGGTAGTGGAGAAGCCAATAGCCCTCACCGTCGAAGAGGGCGAGAGGATGATAAGGACCGCGGAGAAAGAAGGCCTGCACCTCTTCGTTGGCCACGTGAGGCGCTTTGACCTCAGATGGATTCAGATGAAGGAGGTTATAAAGAAGCGCAACATCCTCCCCATGCACATCAGGAAGGCCGAAGTCCAGAACCTCCCCTTCCCGAAGGACTACTGGTACTGGGACGAGAACAGGAGCGGCGGTGTTGCCGTTGACCTTGGAGTCCACGTCACGGACTTCCTGCGCTGGTTCTTTGAGAGCGAGCCCCTGAGGGTCTACGCAGTTGGAAAGTCCATCAAGGAGGAGGCAAGGGCAAACGAAACGTTCGACCACTTCATGATGATGATAGCGTTCGAGGGGGGAAAGACGGGCATAGCCGAGGTCAGCTGGGCGTACCCCTATCCCTCTCGCTACGGTGTGTTTTACCACCACGTTGACATCATAGGCAAGAACGGCAGGATACGCTATACCCCGCTGGATACTCCGGTCGTCGGTGTTGCCAAGGCCAACTTCGAGATGCCCCGTTTCTCACCGCTCCTGTCGACGTTTCCAGATGCCTTCGAGAGGGAGCTGAGGCACTTCTTCAACTGCATCAGGGGCAGGGAGGAGCCAATGGTTACAGCGGAGGACGCTCTTATTGCGCTGAAGATTGCAGAAAAGGCCAAGGAAAGCGCCCGGAAGGGGGAGGTGGTTGAGGTATGA
- a CDS encoding ABC transporter ATP-binding protein, with amino-acid sequence MVEVKLDRITKRFGSFEAVKELSLKIDNGEFLVLLGPSGCGKTTTLRMISGLETPTEGRIYFGDRDVTYLPPKDRNISMVFQSYAVWPHMKVFDNIAFPLKVKKYPEDEIRRRVKWAAELLQIEELLDRYPGQLSGGQRQRVAVARAIVVEPDVLLMDEPLSNLDAKLRVAMRAEIKKLQTKLKVTTIYVTHDQVEAMTMGDRIAVMNQGRLLQVGPPTEVYLKPNSLFVATFIGAPEMNILDASLVENEGIALEGDGFRIPLPEDFRDILLDYLGKDVLVGIRPEHMTVKGVSTLEHVTRSVEIDGVVDFIEALGTDTIVHAKVGGSIIKIKLPGHIPLPIGEKIKIEVDLDNLHIFDKTTEKAII; translated from the coding sequence ATGGTCGAGGTTAAGCTCGATAGGATAACCAAAAGGTTTGGGAGCTTTGAAGCGGTTAAAGAATTAAGCCTGAAAATAGATAACGGTGAATTCCTTGTGCTCCTCGGGCCAAGCGGCTGCGGGAAGACGACGACGCTGAGGATGATTTCCGGCCTTGAGACACCCACCGAGGGGAGGATATACTTCGGGGACAGGGATGTTACCTACCTACCCCCCAAGGACAGGAACATTTCGATGGTCTTCCAGAGCTATGCAGTGTGGCCCCACATGAAGGTCTTCGATAACATAGCCTTCCCGCTCAAGGTAAAGAAGTACCCCGAGGACGAGATAAGACGGCGCGTCAAATGGGCGGCTGAACTGCTCCAGATAGAGGAGCTCCTTGACCGCTATCCAGGACAGCTGAGCGGCGGCCAGAGGCAGCGTGTGGCCGTTGCAAGGGCGATAGTGGTCGAACCGGACGTTCTGCTGATGGACGAGCCTCTCAGCAATCTCGACGCCAAGCTGAGGGTCGCGATGCGTGCCGAGATAAAGAAGCTCCAGACTAAGCTCAAGGTCACGACGATATACGTCACCCACGACCAGGTCGAGGCAATGACCATGGGCGACAGGATAGCGGTCATGAACCAGGGGAGACTCCTCCAGGTGGGCCCTCCGACGGAGGTTTACCTCAAGCCGAACTCCCTTTTCGTGGCGACTTTCATAGGTGCCCCCGAGATGAACATTCTGGATGCCAGCCTCGTTGAGAATGAGGGGATAGCCCTTGAGGGTGACGGCTTCAGGATACCCCTACCCGAGGACTTCAGGGATATTCTCCTCGACTACCTCGGGAAGGATGTTCTGGTCGGCATAAGGCCGGAGCACATGACTGTGAAGGGAGTATCCACGCTGGAACATGTGACCAGAAGCGTTGAGATAGATGGGGTCGTCGATTTCATCGAGGCCCTTGGAACGGACACTATAGTGCATGCCAAGGTCGGTGGGAGCATCATCAAGATAAAGCTGCCCGGACACATACCCTTACCCATCGGAGAAAAGATTAAAATAGAGGTCGACCTTGATAACCTCCATATCTTTGACAAGACCACCGAAAAAGCGATAATCTGA
- a CDS encoding carbohydrate ABC transporter permease has product MNDETRYLLKRIATYAVVFTIVLWILLPLVIAFLYGFTTAEDYYNPTKIIPTNFTTKYIETILFTLGAWNGIKNSIIVALMTIGISFLLGIPAGYAMARFIFPGKDTIKLSIVGIRMFPVIVMAIPLVVLYINLRLIDTLLGVALAHTAMALPFVILITSSIFAGVSKELEEAALVFGLTRFGSFRKITLPLALPGLAAAAMFTFVMSWNEVFMASILTLNNRTLPALILSIVAGAGGGAAPDYYKFAAAFIMTLPAMVFVFFTRKYLVTMWGITLK; this is encoded by the coding sequence ATGAACGACGAGACCAGATACCTGCTGAAAAGGATAGCAACTTACGCTGTGGTCTTCACTATAGTCCTCTGGATACTGCTCCCTCTGGTCATTGCGTTTTTGTACGGTTTCACCACGGCTGAGGACTACTACAACCCAACCAAAATAATTCCAACGAACTTTACCACTAAATACATCGAGACGATACTGTTCACCCTCGGAGCATGGAACGGCATCAAGAACAGCATCATAGTGGCTCTGATGACCATAGGGATCAGCTTTCTTCTGGGAATTCCCGCGGGGTATGCCATGGCGAGGTTCATCTTTCCGGGCAAGGACACCATAAAGCTATCCATAGTCGGAATCAGGATGTTCCCCGTGATAGTGATGGCAATTCCCCTTGTCGTCCTCTATATAAACCTGCGCCTTATAGACACACTCCTTGGGGTTGCGCTCGCCCACACAGCGATGGCGTTGCCCTTTGTGATACTTATAACCTCCAGCATCTTTGCGGGGGTTTCAAAGGAGCTTGAGGAGGCCGCACTGGTATTTGGCCTCACGAGGTTTGGATCCTTCCGAAAGATTACTCTGCCTCTAGCCCTTCCAGGACTGGCGGCGGCAGCCATGTTTACCTTTGTCATGAGCTGGAACGAGGTGTTCATGGCGTCAATACTCACCCTCAACAACAGGACGTTGCCGGCTCTCATACTCTCCATAGTGGCGGGGGCGGGGGGTGGAGCGGCACCGGACTACTACAAGTTTGCCGCGGCGTTCATAATGACGCTTCCCGCGATGGTGTTCGTGTTCTTCACAAGAAAATATCTGGTCACGATGTGGGGTATAACGCTCAAGTGA